A section of the Methanococcoides sp. LMO-2 genome encodes:
- the ftsZ gene encoding cell division protein FtsZ has product MKSIVEEALARSAEEGDIRSVAPQQNDINAELEAMLRDLQTNIKVIGCGGGGSNSAQRMAQEGIKGAELVAINTDAQHLLNVSTESKILIGKKKTRGLGAGSLPQIGEDAALESIDEVRGIVDGTDMVFITAGLGGGTGTGSAPVVAEAARDTGALTIAVVTLPFAVEGQVRRTNAEAGLERLRDVADTVIVVPNDKLLEVVPRLPLQAAFKVSDEVLMRAVKGITELITKPGLVNLDFADVRTVMQNGGVAMIGLGEADGENKAVESVQKALRSPLLDVDISGATSALVNVVGGPDMTIAEAESVVQEVYSRIDPNARLIWGAQVDPELEHSVRTMLVVTGVKSPQIYGSGSSQNVTRKYGIDFVK; this is encoded by the coding sequence ATGAAATCCATAGTAGAAGAGGCATTGGCACGATCTGCAGAAGAGGGGGATATACGTTCCGTTGCCCCACAACAGAATGACATCAATGCGGAACTCGAAGCAATGTTACGAGATCTGCAGACAAATATCAAGGTCATTGGTTGCGGTGGCGGTGGCTCGAACAGTGCTCAGCGCATGGCACAGGAAGGTATCAAGGGCGCAGAGCTTGTTGCAATAAACACGGATGCACAACATCTTTTGAATGTTTCTACCGAGAGTAAGATCCTTATCGGTAAGAAAAAGACAAGAGGTCTTGGTGCTGGCAGTCTGCCACAGATCGGCGAAGATGCTGCACTTGAAAGCATTGACGAGGTACGTGGGATCGTAGATGGCACTGACATGGTGTTCATTACAGCAGGACTCGGTGGAGGTACCGGTACCGGTTCCGCTCCGGTTGTTGCAGAGGCTGCACGTGATACAGGTGCACTGACGATCGCTGTGGTAACTCTTCCATTCGCTGTTGAAGGTCAGGTAAGGCGCACTAATGCCGAGGCAGGACTTGAAAGGCTCAGGGACGTTGCAGATACTGTTATCGTAGTTCCTAATGACAAACTCCTCGAGGTTGTTCCAAGGTTGCCATTACAGGCTGCTTTCAAGGTATCCGACGAAGTTCTTATGAGGGCTGTGAAAGGTATTACCGAACTTATCACAAAGCCTGGTCTTGTGAACCTTGACTTTGCTGATGTAAGGACCGTCATGCAGAACGGTGGCGTGGCAATGATAGGTCTTGGTGAGGCAGACGGTGAGAACAAGGCTGTGGAATCTGTCCAGAAGGCCCTGAGAAGCCCGCTTCTTGATGTGGATATCTCCGGTGCTACATCTGCTCTTGTGAACGTTGTTGGTGGTCCCGATATGACCATTGCAGAAGCAGAGAGCGTTGTACAGGAAGTCTACAGCAGGATCGATCCTAACGCAAGACTGATCTGGGGTGCCCAGGTTGATCCGGAGCTTGAACACTCCGTACGCACAATGCTTGTTGTGACCGGTGTAAAATCTCCGCAGATCTATGGAAGCGGAAGTTCCCAGAACGTTACCCGAAAATATGGTATCGATTTTGTAAAATGA
- a CDS encoding 50S ribosomal protein L11, producing MASVVEALVPGGKANPGPPLGPALGPLGVNIKDVIDQINEKTKDYNGMQVPVKVIVDDDKSIEIEVGTPPTSALILKELNIEKGSGESGTVNVGDLKIAQAAKIARMKKDDILSYSLKAAVKEVMGTCVPMGVTVEGLDPRECQKAVDEGQFDEALAAEAW from the coding sequence ATGGCAAGTGTTGTAGAAGCCTTGGTTCCTGGAGGTAAAGCAAATCCGGGACCTCCACTTGGTCCGGCATTGGGACCTCTTGGTGTAAATATCAAAGATGTGATCGACCAGATCAACGAAAAAACTAAAGATTACAATGGAATGCAGGTTCCTGTTAAGGTAATTGTCGACGATGACAAGAGCATCGAGATCGAAGTGGGAACACCACCAACATCCGCATTGATCCTTAAGGAACTTAACATTGAGAAAGGCTCCGGCGAGTCCGGTACCGTCAATGTTGGCGATCTTAAGATTGCACAGGCTGCAAAGATCGCTCGTATGAAGAAGGATGATATCCTTTCCTATTCCCTCAAGGCTGCAGTGAAAGAGGTCATGGGTACTTGCGTACCAATGGGCGTAACTGTAGAAGGTCTTGATCCAAGGGAATGCCAGAAAGCTGTTGATGAGGGCCAGTTCGACGAAGCTCTTGCAGCAGAAGCATGGTAA
- a CDS encoding NAD-dependent succinate-semialdehyde dehydrogenase: MNSMISVNPATGKVNGEFEMHSPEEVDTILKKAGDAFLEWSSLAPAERAVYLEEVAAVLRKDKQELAETITREMGKPIKQALPEVEKCATMFDYFAENIESLMEPEVVDDDPSALISFEPMGTILAIKPWNFPIWQVLSAASHVLAGGNTMLLKHSSYVPMCALKIQDVFEKAGVPEGVFQTLLVDGATASSLITRPEIAAVSFTGSLPSGQKVAEAAGRNMKKCVLELGGSDPFIVLDDADLEEAAKVAVAGRFINTGQTCISSKRFIVAESVVDEFTNLFVEKTRALKRGDPIDPETDLGPLVSEDQVLLLEEQVHEAVSMGAKVELEGGIVEGEGYYFSPVVLSNVTTEMEVMKEETFGPIAPIISVNDEVEALKIANATEFGLGASVWSSDEVKASSLACQIQAGVVGVNGFFRPQANMPFGGVKKSGIGRELSKFGFYEFMNIKSTRVY; encoded by the coding sequence ATGAATTCGATGATATCGGTCAATCCCGCTACAGGGAAGGTCAATGGTGAGTTTGAGATGCACTCTCCTGAGGAGGTCGACACTATCCTCAAAAAAGCAGGTGATGCATTTCTTGAATGGAGCTCACTTGCTCCTGCAGAGCGGGCAGTTTATCTCGAGGAAGTGGCTGCTGTGCTTCGAAAGGACAAGCAGGAACTTGCAGAGACCATTACAAGGGAAATGGGCAAACCCATAAAACAGGCCCTTCCTGAGGTTGAGAAATGCGCTACCATGTTCGACTATTTTGCAGAGAACATTGAATCCCTAATGGAGCCTGAGGTAGTGGATGATGATCCCTCTGCCCTGATATCATTTGAGCCCATGGGTACCATTCTAGCCATCAAGCCCTGGAACTTCCCGATCTGGCAGGTCCTGAGTGCTGCTTCCCATGTACTTGCAGGCGGCAACACAATGTTGCTGAAACATTCCAGTTATGTTCCTATGTGTGCCCTCAAGATCCAGGATGTCTTTGAGAAGGCAGGAGTTCCGGAAGGTGTGTTCCAGACCCTTCTCGTGGACGGTGCAACGGCATCCTCACTGATCACAAGGCCGGAGATTGCAGCAGTTTCATTCACCGGCAGCCTGCCTTCAGGTCAGAAGGTGGCTGAAGCAGCCGGCAGGAACATGAAGAAATGTGTCCTTGAGCTCGGTGGCAGTGATCCTTTCATCGTACTGGATGATGCAGATCTCGAGGAGGCGGCAAAGGTCGCGGTTGCAGGCCGTTTTATCAACACGGGACAGACCTGTATCTCTTCCAAGCGCTTCATTGTGGCCGAATCAGTTGTGGATGAGTTCACAAACCTCTTTGTGGAGAAGACCCGTGCGCTTAAGCGTGGCGATCCAATAGATCCTGAAACAGACCTTGGGCCGCTGGTAAGTGAGGATCAAGTCTTACTGCTTGAAGAACAGGTACATGAAGCAGTTTCAATGGGTGCAAAAGTGGAACTTGAGGGTGGGATTGTGGAAGGTGAAGGTTACTATTTCTCACCGGTGGTATTGTCAAATGTGACCACAGAAATGGAGGTCATGAAGGAAGAAACATTCGGCCCTATAGCTCCTATCATTTCAGTTAATGATGAGGTAGAGGCTTTAAAGATCGCGAATGCAACTGAGTTCGGGCTGGGTGCAAGTGTCTGGAGCTCCGATGAAGTGAAAGCATCCTCCCTTGCCTGTCAGATCCAGGCCGGTGTTGTTGGTGTGAATGGTTTTTTCAGACCACAGGCTAACATGCCGTTTGGTGGTGTGAAGAAAAGCGGAATCGGAAGAGAACTTTCAAAGTTCGGATTCTATGAATTTATGAACATCAAATCTACAAGAGTTTACTGA
- a CDS encoding 50S ribosomal protein L10, with product MMAEVHHSEHIPKWKKDEIEDIKNLIESYPLVGVVGIGGIPAKQLQSMRRSLKDVAVLKVSRNTLIKRALDESSDDIKKMDDFIEVQTALIFTEQNPFKLFKLLEKSKSPSPIKGGMVTPNDIIVEAGPTSFPPGPILGDLQAAGIPAAIDGGKVVVRETSAVAKAGEAVSQKLAAMLTRLEIYPLEVGLDLRAVMEEGSIFTPDVLAIDEEQVFADFVQASQQAFNLSVNAVYPTSENISTLLAKAAAESKNLGINAVVFEPDVMGSLLGKAQCEMLSVASVASGKDEGAVDDELKEALGAAASAAPVESAAEEVVEEKEEEKEEEEEGGMAAGLGALFG from the coding sequence ATAATGGCAGAAGTTCACCACAGTGAGCATATTCCTAAATGGAAGAAAGACGAGATTGAGGACATAAAGAACCTCATCGAATCCTATCCATTAGTAGGTGTCGTGGGTATTGGTGGCATTCCTGCAAAGCAGCTTCAGTCAATGAGAAGGAGCCTTAAGGATGTTGCTGTCCTGAAGGTGTCCAGGAACACTCTCATTAAGAGAGCACTTGATGAGTCATCCGATGATATCAAGAAGATGGATGATTTTATCGAGGTTCAGACTGCACTGATATTCACAGAACAGAACCCTTTCAAACTCTTCAAGTTGCTTGAGAAGAGCAAGAGCCCTTCCCCTATCAAAGGCGGAATGGTAACTCCAAATGATATTATTGTGGAAGCAGGCCCAACAAGCTTCCCACCAGGACCTATACTCGGTGACCTGCAGGCTGCAGGCATTCCTGCTGCTATCGACGGCGGCAAGGTTGTGGTCAGGGAGACATCCGCGGTCGCAAAGGCCGGAGAGGCCGTATCCCAGAAGCTCGCAGCCATGCTTACAAGGCTGGAGATCTATCCACTTGAAGTTGGTCTTGATCTAAGAGCAGTTATGGAAGAGGGTTCTATCTTCACTCCTGACGTCCTTGCAATTGACGAGGAGCAGGTCTTCGCAGACTTCGTACAGGCTAGCCAGCAGGCATTCAACCTGTCTGTCAACGCAGTCTATCCAACATCCGAGAACATCAGCACATTGCTTGCAAAGGCAGCTGCAGAATCCAAGAACCTTGGTATCAATGCTGTAGTATTCGAGCCAGATGTCATGGGCTCATTGCTTGGCAAGGCACAGTGCGAGATGCTGTCTGTTGCATCAGTAGCATCCGGTAAGGATGAAGGCGCAGTAGACGATGAGCTGAAAGAGGCACTTGGAGCAGCTGCATCCGCAGCACCAGTTGAATCTGCAGCTGAAGAGGTCGTTGAAGAGAAGGAAGAAGAAAAAGAAGAGGAAGAAGAGGGCGGCATGGCTGCTGGTCTTGGAGCACTCTTTGGATAA
- a CDS encoding D-aminoacyl-tRNA deacylase has product MQKTIDKENPANIIIICSTVDMAGQNIKGHLLNLREWDQPEVPLPLVEDVSEVYESGNFRIVEVKEHHIYQDGIDRKLKEAGLPCDLIVFASKHRSADGRRLLTSHFTGNPGSADFGGNPGELAMTAPFALRSILLSMSEKADDIGFDVSMESTHHGPSDLSVPSVYAEIGSSESEWVNTDAGAIVARAILGVKQEVCPVVLGFGGGHYAARQTNLIFGSDVTFGHNFPDYQIQHVDEELFRQAVEKSGADLVYCDRKSMSSKDRKKISDLAEASGLELLRESDIMEMKGLHLGDFRIFLDKVREHDPSGRVKFSDGFRKRLNEERSDEWDLDDVSVTTVKMDPQLIKLTKSVDLAALKKVLQSSDMVYFELGDATVSNVFFTFWKQDAESFLTFMLNECIKILKERYDTEYIFDENVLCITDDRFNPDLARKMGVPPGPMFGKLAGGEPVTVDGRIIEPGMVRERVNKSFVLNNAIF; this is encoded by the coding sequence ATGCAGAAAACAATCGATAAGGAAAATCCTGCCAACATAATCATAATCTGTTCTACTGTCGATATGGCGGGTCAGAACATAAAAGGTCATTTGCTTAATTTACGGGAATGGGATCAACCGGAGGTTCCTTTGCCTCTGGTCGAAGACGTGTCCGAGGTCTATGAAAGTGGAAATTTCCGGATCGTTGAGGTCAAAGAACATCATATTTACCAGGATGGGATCGATAGGAAGTTAAAGGAAGCAGGGTTGCCATGTGATCTCATTGTCTTTGCTTCCAAGCACAGGAGTGCGGATGGAAGGCGTTTGCTTACATCCCATTTCACAGGGAACCCGGGATCTGCTGATTTTGGTGGAAATCCGGGGGAGCTGGCAATGACCGCTCCTTTTGCTTTGCGTTCCATTTTGCTTTCAATGTCTGAAAAGGCAGATGATATCGGGTTCGACGTATCCATGGAATCAACACACCATGGTCCTTCGGACCTGAGCGTTCCTTCGGTGTATGCGGAGATAGGAAGTTCGGAATCCGAATGGGTGAACACTGATGCAGGTGCTATTGTTGCACGTGCCATTCTTGGGGTAAAGCAGGAGGTATGTCCTGTGGTACTTGGGTTTGGTGGCGGGCACTATGCTGCAAGGCAGACGAACCTAATTTTCGGTTCGGATGTGACATTCGGTCACAACTTCCCGGATTACCAGATACAGCATGTGGACGAGGAACTTTTCAGGCAGGCAGTTGAGAAATCCGGTGCTGATCTTGTGTACTGTGACAGGAAGTCCATGTCATCTAAGGACAGGAAGAAGATCAGTGATCTGGCAGAAGCATCAGGTCTTGAGCTGTTGAGGGAAAGTGACATCATGGAGATGAAAGGTCTCCACCTGGGCGATTTCAGGATCTTTCTGGACAAGGTAAGGGAGCATGATCCTTCAGGTCGTGTGAAGTTCTCCGATGGGTTCAGGAAAAGGCTTAATGAGGAGCGATCTGATGAATGGGATCTGGATGATGTGTCCGTCACAACAGTTAAGATGGACCCTCAGCTGATAAAGCTTACAAAATCTGTTGATCTTGCAGCTTTGAAGAAAGTGCTCCAGAGTTCGGATATGGTGTACTTCGAATTGGGGGATGCAACTGTTTCAAATGTGTTCTTTACTTTCTGGAAGCAAGATGCGGAGAGTTTCCTTACTTTTATGCTAAACGAATGCATTAAAATACTAAAAGAACGTTATGATACTGAATACATTTTCGATGAAAATGTATTGTGCATTACGGATGATAGGTTCAACCCCGATCTCGCACGTAAGATGGGAGTTCCTCCCGGTCCCATGTTCGGGAAACTGGCTGGAGGCGAACCAGTTACAGTAGATGGAAGGATCATCGAGCCAGGGATGGTACGTGAGAGGGTCAATAAAAGTTTTGTGCTGAATAACGCAATCTTTTGA
- a CDS encoding protein translocase SEC61 complex subunit gamma encodes MFEAPKINRNVGQVLKSYLRVLKLSKKPSGEEFSMISKVAGAGILVIGFVGFVIYILLTEVPKWV; translated from the coding sequence ATGTTTGAAGCGCCTAAGATTAACCGCAATGTCGGTCAAGTCCTTAAGTCATACCTGAGGGTATTGAAATTGTCCAAAAAGCCTTCGGGAGAAGAGTTCTCCATGATATCCAAGGTCGCTGGCGCTGGTATCCTAGTGATAGGCTTTGTTGGCTTTGTCATCTATATACTGCTGACAGAAGTACCAAAGTGGGTGTAA
- a CDS encoding class I SAM-dependent methyltransferase family protein — protein MKYFKCPEGIPEDLCHLVPKRFDAIGDVAVVSIPPELEGHKVPVAEYISSKRGNIRSVLNKVTKLEGDHRVAGYELLLGDSSITTHVEFGFRYRMDLNDVFFNGRLAFERKRVASMVRESEDVLVPFCGVGPFAIPAAAKGAKVIALEKNPAACKWLAENIRLNHVGDNIAPVLADASCIGNLLKTKFDRAIIPTPYGMDHFLEGVLPLVKHGGNLHFYTFKAREDVGEVIDHCSEMGLEVTGYRRCGNVAPGISRWVLDMLKL, from the coding sequence ATGAAGTACTTTAAATGTCCCGAAGGTATTCCTGAAGATCTATGTCATCTGGTCCCAAAACGTTTTGATGCCATAGGGGATGTTGCAGTTGTATCGATCCCTCCTGAGCTGGAGGGTCATAAGGTCCCTGTTGCAGAGTACATCTCCTCAAAAAGAGGTAACATCAGGTCAGTGCTCAACAAGGTGACGAAGCTGGAAGGTGACCACAGGGTTGCAGGGTACGAGCTTCTGCTTGGTGACAGTTCGATAACGACGCATGTGGAATTCGGATTCAGGTACAGGATGGACCTAAATGATGTTTTTTTTAACGGAAGGCTTGCTTTTGAGAGAAAAAGGGTAGCTTCCATGGTTCGTGAGAGTGAGGATGTACTGGTCCCCTTCTGCGGGGTTGGGCCGTTTGCAATTCCCGCTGCAGCAAAGGGCGCAAAGGTCATTGCACTTGAGAAGAACCCTGCAGCCTGCAAGTGGCTGGCTGAGAATATCCGGCTGAACCATGTGGGGGATAATATCGCTCCTGTACTTGCAGATGCATCATGTATCGGAAACCTCCTGAAAACAAAGTTCGACAGGGCGATCATTCCGACACCTTACGGGATGGACCATTTCCTTGAGGGTGTGCTCCCTCTTGTGAAACATGGTGGGAATTTGCATTTTTATACGTTCAAGGCCCGGGAAGATGTCGGAGAAGTTATCGACCACTGTTCGGAAATGGGGCTTGAAGTTACAGGTTATCGAAGGTGCGGAAATGTTGCTCCTGGTATCAGCAGGTGGGTATTGGACATGTTGAAGTTATGA
- a CDS encoding 50S ribosomal protein L1: MVEETTLNMVKELVEGSPERKFSESVDLAINLKNLDMSQPKNRVDEEIILPNGLGKSLKIAVFAKGEVGLNAKEAGSDYVLTEEDIKELGEDKSRARSLANECDFFISEVQYMPLIGKTLGAILGPRGKMPVPLTPDKNVTDLINSTKNSIRIRSKDRLTFHVSVGRRDMDVEKLAENIETVLYRIEQSLEKGKHNLKSVYVTTTMGKSVRLV, encoded by the coding sequence ATGGTAGAAGAGACTACATTAAATATGGTAAAAGAGTTGGTCGAAGGATCACCGGAGCGTAAGTTCTCCGAAAGTGTGGATCTGGCAATCAACTTAAAGAACCTCGATATGAGTCAACCAAAGAATCGTGTGGATGAAGAGATCATTCTTCCTAACGGTCTTGGTAAATCCCTGAAGATCGCTGTTTTTGCAAAGGGTGAAGTTGGACTCAACGCTAAAGAAGCTGGTTCAGACTATGTTCTGACCGAAGAGGATATCAAGGAACTTGGCGAGGACAAGTCCAGAGCAAGAAGTCTTGCAAATGAGTGCGATTTCTTCATTTCAGAAGTGCAGTACATGCCTCTGATCGGTAAGACCCTCGGTGCAATTCTCGGTCCTCGTGGAAAGATGCCTGTACCTTTAACACCTGATAAGAACGTAACAGATCTTATCAACAGTACGAAGAACTCAATTCGTATAAGGTCAAAAGACAGACTTACCTTCCACGTATCAGTCGGTCGCAGGGACATGGATGTCGAGAAACTGGCAGAGAACATCGAGACAGTTCTGTACAGGATCGAACAATCACTCGAAAAAGGTAAACATAACCTTAAATCGGTCTATGTTACAACCACGATGGGTAAATCTGTGAGGTTGGTATAA
- a CDS encoding transcription elongation factor Spt5: MVEDAAIFVVKTTANQERSVAGMLAQVARKDNLDIRAIIAPDELKGYVLLESSDSGAVEQAIQTVPHARAVVKGQSSIAEIEHFLTPKPTVTGIVEGAIIEVTSGPFKGEKARVKRVDEGHEEITVELFDAVVPIPITIRGDTVRILSKEEE, translated from the coding sequence ATGGTTGAAGATGCCGCTATATTTGTTGTTAAGACAACTGCTAATCAAGAGCGCTCAGTTGCCGGAATGCTGGCACAGGTTGCCAGGAAGGACAATCTTGATATCAGGGCAATAATCGCTCCTGATGAACTTAAAGGATATGTACTTCTGGAATCATCTGATTCTGGTGCTGTGGAACAGGCTATACAGACAGTTCCTCATGCAAGGGCTGTTGTTAAAGGTCAGTCCAGTATAGCGGAGATCGAACATTTCCTTACACCAAAACCAACCGTTACCGGTATTGTCGAAGGTGCAATTATCGAAGTAACTTCCGGTCCTTTCAAGGGCGAGAAGGCACGTGTCAAGCGTGTTGACGAAGGCCACGAGGAGATCACGGTCGAGTTGTTCGATGCTGTCGTACCAATACCTATAACTATACGTGGTGATACTGTACGGATACTTAGTAAGGAAGAGGAATGA
- the rpl12p gene encoding 50S ribosomal protein P1 — protein MEYIYAALLLHNAEKDITEEAVTAVLTAAGVDVNEARAKALVAALEDVDIADAMATAAVAAPAAAAPAAAAEEAAEEAPAEEEKAEEEESGMAGLGALFG, from the coding sequence ATGGAATACATATACGCAGCACTTTTACTACACAACGCTGAGAAAGACATTACAGAAGAAGCAGTTACTGCAGTACTTACTGCAGCAGGAGTAGACGTTAACGAAGCACGTGCAAAGGCACTCGTCGCAGCACTCGAGGACGTTGACATCGCAGACGCAATGGCAACCGCAGCAGTCGCAGCACCAGCAGCAGCAGCACCTGCAGCAGCAGCTGAGGAAGCAGCTGAGGAAGCACCTGCAGAAGAAGAGAAAGCTGAAGAAGAAGAGAGCGGCATGGCTGGTCTCGGAGCACTCTTCGGATAA